One region of Molothrus aeneus isolate 106 chromosome 1, BPBGC_Maene_1.0, whole genome shotgun sequence genomic DNA includes:
- the LRRC30 gene encoding leucine-rich repeat-containing protein 30, translating into MHFTGSSLSPCFDFPTSCRLSSSVGICILQGNKTSVLSGVNQSVMGSEHSKNKERRNMVFLRKGPKLPAWEDALLAGREPKSLLKRGLRYVSLSLIMKGMTTTPDFLWGLHEVQKLNLSRNQLVVIPPSLGKLDRLVVLNLGGNCLKCLPKEIGLLRNLKVLFVNMNCLKEVPAELSLCRKLEVLSLSHNCISQLPLSFTDLTNLRKLNLSNNRFVQIPLCIFALRSLDFLHLGSNKLENIAESIQYLVNLQIFIVENNNIRSLPRSLCYISTLELLNADYNAIQTLPDDLYLLRRLRRIAWNPMDKGLHIAHNPLARPLPEVVEGGLDVLFSYLRDKKEHN; encoded by the coding sequence ATGCACTTCACAGGCTCCTCCCTGTCTCCTTGCTTTGACTTTCCCACCTCCTGCAGGCTGTCATCTTCTGTTGGCATTTGCATATTGCAAGGGAATAAAACCTCAGTTCTCTCAGGAGTGAACCAGAGTGTTATGGGAAGTGAGCACTCGAAGAACAAGGAGCGAAGGAACATGGTTTTCCTTAGGAAAGGCCCGAAGCTGCCTGCATGGGAAGACGCCCTTCTGGCAGGGAGAGAGCCCAAGTCACTGCTGAAGCGGGGATTGCGTTATGTCAGCTTGAGCCTCATCATGAAAGGGATGACCACCACGCCTGACTTCTTGTGGGGACTGCATGAGGTGCAGAAGCTGAACCTCTCACGCAACCAGCTGGTGGTGattcctccttccctggggaaGCTGGACAGGCTGGTAGTGCTGAACTTGGGTGGCAACTGCCTCAAGTGCCTACCTAAGGAGATCGGGCTGCTGAGGAACCTGAAGGTCTTGTTCGTCAATATGAATTGCCTGAAAGAagtgccagcagagctcagcttgTGCAGGAAGCTGGAGGTTCTGAGCCTCTCACACAACTGCATCTCACAACTGCCTTTGAGCTTCACTGACCTGACAAATTTGAGGAAACTAAACCTCAGTAACAACCGCTTTGTGCAAATTCCCCTCTGCATTTTCGCCCTGAGAAGCTTAGACTTCTTGCACCTAGGGTCCAACAAGCTGGAAAACATCGCAGAGAGCATTCAGTATCTGGTCAATCTGCAAATCTTTATCGTGGAAAACAACAACATACGCAGCCTGCCACGGTCCCTGTGCTACATCAGCACTCTGGAGTTACTGAACGCCGACTACAACGCCATCCAGACGCTCCCGGATGACCTGTACCTGCTGCGCCGGCTGCGCCGCATTGCCTGGAACCCCATGGACAAAGGGCTCCACATCGCCCACAACCCCCTGGCCCGGCCCCTGCCCGAGGTCGTCGAGGGGGGGCTGGACGTCCTCTTCAGCTACCTCAGGGACAAAAAGGAGCACAACTGA